AACGATTACTAAGAATGGGGGAACAAGATGGAGATCTATCTTCTGATCATCACACTATTATCTATTGTTATCGTTGTTTTAGGGGTATCACTCTGGAAATGGCATGCATTTATCAGCCTAACTGTTGCAAGCCTTTTCTTAGCAGTATTTTCCGGACTATCCATGGACAAGATTGTCGAAGCCTACGAACATGGAGTCGGCAGTGTTCTTGGCCATTTAGTCGGAATTCTTGCATTAGGCACAATTTTAGGAAAAATGATGTCTGACTCCGGGGCAGGAATGCAGGTCGCAGAATTTTTCATTAAAAAATTCGGTGCAAAAAAACTCCCATGGGCGATGCTGCTTTCTGGTTTCATCATTGGGATTCCGGTATTTTTTGAAGTCGGTTTAGTCATTTTGCTTCCGCTTGCGATAGCGATTCGAAAATCAACCAATCAAAACATTCTCTTGATTGCAGTACCCGTGCTCGCCGGTTTGTCCATCGTCCACGGTTTGGTTCCGCCGCACCCAGGTGCAATGACGGCAATTGGGATTTATAATGCTGATCTGGGAGGAGTTCTTCTTTATTCCTTAATTATTGCATTCCCGGCCGCAATTATTGCGGGGCCGATATTTGCTAAATGGATTCATAAACGTGTGGTTCCTGAAAAAGAACCAGAAATCATTCGGGTTGAAACGAAAATAAAACAGCTTCCGGGCACTGGAATTTCTTTTGTCGTAATCGTTTTGCCTATTTTACTCATGGTCTTATCGATTATAGCGCCATTATTGCCGCTGCCAGAGTTTGTGGAGAATCTTCTCGCGTTTATTGGAAGCCCTGTCATGGCTCTTTTGCTTTCTGTGTTTGCTGCGTATATCTTCTTAGGCTACCGACAAGGCATGAATGGTGACTTGATCAAAAAATTAACCGAAGAATGCTTGCTGCCTCTCTCCTCAATTACTCTTATCATCGGAGCAGGCGGCGGATTCAAGCAAATTCTGATCGATAGCGGTGTTGGTACTACCATTGCCAATATGTCCGAGCAATTGTCACTTTCACCTATCGTGCTTGCCTTTTTGGTTGCCGGCTTAATTCGAGTCGCTACAGGCTCTGCAACAGTTGCCTTGACAACAGCAGCCGGTATCATCACTCCGATCATCGCCAATATGAGCGATGTCAATTTAGAATTGTTGGTTATCGCTACTGGCGCAGGATCGTTAATGCTATCTCACGTAAACGATGC
This window of the Bacillus gobiensis genome carries:
- a CDS encoding GntP family permease, with protein sequence MEIYLLIITLLSIVIVVLGVSLWKWHAFISLTVASLFLAVFSGLSMDKIVEAYEHGVGSVLGHLVGILALGTILGKMMSDSGAGMQVAEFFIKKFGAKKLPWAMLLSGFIIGIPVFFEVGLVILLPLAIAIRKSTNQNILLIAVPVLAGLSIVHGLVPPHPGAMTAIGIYNADLGGVLLYSLIIAFPAAIIAGPIFAKWIHKRVVPEKEPEIIRVETKIKQLPGTGISFVVIVLPILLMVLSIIAPLLPLPEFVENLLAFIGSPVMALLLSVFAAYIFLGYRQGMNGDLIKKLTEECLLPLSSITLIIGAGGGFKQILIDSGVGTTIANMSEQLSLSPIVLAFLVAGLIRVATGSATVALTTAAGIITPIIANMSDVNLELLVIATGAGSLMLSHVNDAGFWLVKEYLGLSVKETFKTWTVMETLLAFIAFGLALVLDIFV